The proteins below are encoded in one region of Equus przewalskii isolate Varuska chromosome 1, EquPr2, whole genome shotgun sequence:
- the SSTR1 gene encoding somatostatin receptor type 1 isoform X1, translated as MFPNGTASSPSSPSPSPGSCGEGGGSRGPGAGAADGMEEPGRNASQNGTLSEGQGSAILISFIYSVVCLVGLCGNSMVIYVILRYAKMKTATNIYILNLAIADELLMLSVPFLVTSTLLRHWPFGALLCRLVLSVDAVNMFTSIYCLTVLSVDRYVAVVHPIKAARYRRPTVAKVVNLGVWVLSLLVILPIVVFSRTAANSDGTVACNMLMPEPAQRWLVGFVLYTFLMGFLLPVGAICLCYVLIIAKMRMVALKAGWQQRKRSERKITLMVMMVVMVFVICWMPFYVVQLVNVFAEQDDATVSQLSVILGYANSCANPILYGFLSDNFKRSFQRILCLSWMDNAVEEPVDYYATALKSRAYSVEDFQPENLESGGVFRNGTCTSRITTL; from the coding sequence ATGTTCCCCAATGGCAccgcctcctctccctcctctcctagCCCCAGCCCGGGCAGCTGCGGCGAAGGAGGCGGCAGCAGGGGCCCCGGGGCCGGAGCTGCGGACGGCATGGAGGAACCGGGGCGGAATGCGTCCCAGAACGGGACCTTGAGCGAGGGCCAGGGCAGCGCCATCCTCATCTCTTTCATCTACTCCGTGGTGTGCCTGGTGGGGCTGTGTGGGAACTCCATGGTCATCTACGTGATCCTGCGCTACGCCAAGATGAAGACGGCCACCAACATCTACATCCTCAACCTGGCCATCGCCGATGAGCTGCTCATGCTCAGCGTGCCCTTCCTGGTCACCTCCACGTTGCTTCGCCACTGGCCCTTCGGCGCGTTGCTCTGCCGCCTTGTGCTCAGCGTGGACGCAGTCAACATGTTCACCAGCATCTACTGTCTGACTGTGCTTAGCGTGGACCGCTACGTGGCCGTGGTGCACCCCATCAAGGCAGCGCGCTACCGCCGGCCCACCGTGGCCAAGGTGGTGAATCTGGGCGTGTGGGTGCTATCGCTACTTGTCATCCTGCCCATTGTGGTCTTCTCGCGCACCGCGGCCAACAGTGATGGCACGGTGGCCTGCAACATGCTCATGCCGGAGCCTGCCCAGCGCTGGCTGGTGGGCTTCGTGTTGTACACATTTCTCATGGGCTTCCTGCTGCCAGTCGGGGCCATCTGCCTGTGCTACGTGCTCATCATCGCCAAAATGCGCATGGTGGCCCTCAAGGCCGGCTGGCAGCAGCGCAAGCGCTCGGAGCGCAAGATCAccctgatggtgatgatggtggtgatggtgtttGTCATCTGTTGGATGCCTTTCTATGTCGTACAGCTGGTCAACGTGTTCGCAGAGCAGGACGACGCCACGGTGAGCCAGCTGTCGGTGATCCTCGGCTACGCCAACAGCTGCGCCAACCCCATCCTCTACGGCTTCCTTTCGGACAACTTCAAGCGCTCTTTCCAGCGCATCCTGTGTCTCAGCTGGATGGACAACGCTGTGGAGGAGCCGGTCGACTACTATGCCACGGCCCTCAAGAGCCGCGCCTACAGCGTGGAGGACTTCCAGCCGGAGAACCTGGAGTCTGGAGGCGTCTTCCGTAATGGCACCTGCACATCGCGGATCACCACGCTCTGA
- the SSTR1 gene encoding somatostatin receptor type 1 isoform X2 produces MEEPGRNASQNGTLSEGQGSAILISFIYSVVCLVGLCGNSMVIYVILRYAKMKTATNIYILNLAIADELLMLSVPFLVTSTLLRHWPFGALLCRLVLSVDAVNMFTSIYCLTVLSVDRYVAVVHPIKAARYRRPTVAKVVNLGVWVLSLLVILPIVVFSRTAANSDGTVACNMLMPEPAQRWLVGFVLYTFLMGFLLPVGAICLCYVLIIAKMRMVALKAGWQQRKRSERKITLMVMMVVMVFVICWMPFYVVQLVNVFAEQDDATVSQLSVILGYANSCANPILYGFLSDNFKRSFQRILCLSWMDNAVEEPVDYYATALKSRAYSVEDFQPENLESGGVFRNGTCTSRITTL; encoded by the coding sequence ATGGAGGAACCGGGGCGGAATGCGTCCCAGAACGGGACCTTGAGCGAGGGCCAGGGCAGCGCCATCCTCATCTCTTTCATCTACTCCGTGGTGTGCCTGGTGGGGCTGTGTGGGAACTCCATGGTCATCTACGTGATCCTGCGCTACGCCAAGATGAAGACGGCCACCAACATCTACATCCTCAACCTGGCCATCGCCGATGAGCTGCTCATGCTCAGCGTGCCCTTCCTGGTCACCTCCACGTTGCTTCGCCACTGGCCCTTCGGCGCGTTGCTCTGCCGCCTTGTGCTCAGCGTGGACGCAGTCAACATGTTCACCAGCATCTACTGTCTGACTGTGCTTAGCGTGGACCGCTACGTGGCCGTGGTGCACCCCATCAAGGCAGCGCGCTACCGCCGGCCCACCGTGGCCAAGGTGGTGAATCTGGGCGTGTGGGTGCTATCGCTACTTGTCATCCTGCCCATTGTGGTCTTCTCGCGCACCGCGGCCAACAGTGATGGCACGGTGGCCTGCAACATGCTCATGCCGGAGCCTGCCCAGCGCTGGCTGGTGGGCTTCGTGTTGTACACATTTCTCATGGGCTTCCTGCTGCCAGTCGGGGCCATCTGCCTGTGCTACGTGCTCATCATCGCCAAAATGCGCATGGTGGCCCTCAAGGCCGGCTGGCAGCAGCGCAAGCGCTCGGAGCGCAAGATCAccctgatggtgatgatggtggtgatggtgtttGTCATCTGTTGGATGCCTTTCTATGTCGTACAGCTGGTCAACGTGTTCGCAGAGCAGGACGACGCCACGGTGAGCCAGCTGTCGGTGATCCTCGGCTACGCCAACAGCTGCGCCAACCCCATCCTCTACGGCTTCCTTTCGGACAACTTCAAGCGCTCTTTCCAGCGCATCCTGTGTCTCAGCTGGATGGACAACGCTGTGGAGGAGCCGGTCGACTACTATGCCACGGCCCTCAAGAGCCGCGCCTACAGCGTGGAGGACTTCCAGCCGGAGAACCTGGAGTCTGGAGGCGTCTTCCGTAATGGCACCTGCACATCGCGGATCACCACGCTCTGA